A section of the Triticum dicoccoides isolate Atlit2015 ecotype Zavitan chromosome 7A, WEW_v2.0, whole genome shotgun sequence genome encodes:
- the LOC119331765 gene encoding replication factor C subunit 1-like isoform X1, with the protein MSSDIRKWFMKPHDKNAGAAKPSAAGAAPPAAKKPVLSIPEKAATSSVSGNQDASARRKTSKYFAPKTEKDADVAEKSSSKRKLQKSSEDLEDDIKPFAANKALKDEEDDDDDFVAPSKKKTPVKPPPLKKLKAASNDDDQDERMDEDAETPSKAAGRGRGRGGRGAGAAHGKTTSHDDGGGEDRMDEDAKTPSKAAGRGRGRGRGRVGRGGGMAHGKTTSGLDDDGEEDRMDEDDKTPSKAAARGRGGRGAGATPGGRGRGGGGRGFMNFGERKDPPHKGEKEVPEGAPDCLAGLTFVISGTLDSLEREEAGDLIKRYGGRVTGSISKKTSYLLADEDIGGVKSNKAKDLGVPFLTEDGLFDMIRKSKPAKAPVNKHEGNSNSEKLLKSQTKSSPVKAERRAVDQVGTMGKSTPSKSNKESNSTNNQKVKVVDRGSLQWTEKYRPKVPNDIVGNQSMVKQLHDWLKSWEDQFLHSGQKGKGKKQADGGAKKAVLLSGPPGIGKTTTAKVVSQMLGLQAIEVNASDSRGKADSKIEKGVGGSTSNSIKELISNATLNYSDNRTKKPKAVLIMDEVDGMSAGDRGGVADLIASIKISKIPIVCICNDRYSQKLKSLVNYCLLLNFRKPTKQQMGKRLMEIARKEGIQAQENAMEELAERVHGDIRMALNHLQYMSLSQSVVKYDDIRLRLNSSSKDEDISPFTAVDKLFGFNGGRLRMDERIDLSMSDPDLVPLIIQENYINYRPSAAGKDDSGVKRMNYLARAAESIADGDIVNVQIRRYRQWQLSQAACLASSIVPAALMHGNREVLEAGERNFNRFGGWLGKYSTTNKNKRLLEDVHSHILASQQANLDREALRLDYLTLLLRQLTDPLKTMPKEEAVQKVVEFMDTYSLSQEDFDTLVELSKFKGHPNPMDGIQPAVKSALTKAYKQGSSSRVVRSADLINIPGMKKTLKKRVAAILEPLDESLPEETGVASAEGDEEELSDAENDDELVPGDSKPKLDLQSDNKKGIQVQLNLKSNGNGSSAKKAPAARSKAPGSAGKAVGGSGGKRKR; encoded by the exons ATG TCGTCGGACATCAGGAAATGGTTCATGAAGCCGCACGACAAGAATGCCGGTGCGGCCAAGCCCTCTgccgccggcgccgcgccgccggcGGCCAAGAAGCCCGTGCTCAGCATCCCCGAGAAGGCTGCGACATCTTCG GTGTCTGGCAATCAAGATGCTTCAGCTAGAAGGAAGACAAGCAAGTACTTTGCACCCAAAACAGAAAAAGATGCAGATGTTGCTGAGAAGAGTTCTTCTAAAAGAAAACTTCAGAAAAGCAGCGAGGACCTTGAGGATGACATCAAGCCTTTCGCAGCAAACAAGGCCCTTAaggatgaagaagacgacgacgacgactttgTGGCGCCTTCGAAAAAGAAAACTCCAGTGAAGCCACCACCATTAAAGAAGTTGAAGGCTGCATCTAATGATGATGACCAGGACGAAAGGATGGATGAAGATGCCGAGACCCCTTCCAAAGCAGCtggaaggggaaggggaaggggaggaagaggagcaggAGCAGCCCATGGAAAGACTACGAGTCATGATGATGGTGGTGGGGAGGACAGGATGGATGAAGATGCTAAGACCCCTTCCAAAGCAGCTGGAaggggaagaggaaggggaaggggaagggttggaagaggaggaggaatggCTCATGGGAAGACTACTAGTGGTCTTGATGATGATGGTGAGGAGGATAGGATGGATGAAGATGACAAGACCCCTTCCAAAGCAGCTGCAAGGGGAAGAGGAGGCAGAGGAGCAGGAGCTACTCCTGGGGGAAGAGGTAGAGGAGGGGGTGGGAGAGGTTTCATGAATTTTGGTGAAAGGAAGGATCCCCCTCACAAAGGGGAGAAG GAAGTCCCAGAGGGTGCCCCTGACTGTTTAGCTGGTCTGACATTTGTCATAAGTGGTACCCTTGACAG TCTTGAACGGGAGGAAGCAGGTGATCTAATAAAGCGTTACGGGGGACGTGTTACCGGTTCAATTAGTAAAAAGACG AGTTACCTATTGGCTGATGAAGATATTGGGGGAGTGAAATCTAATAAAGCAAAAGATCTGGG AGTCCCGTTCTTGACTGAAGATGGTTTATTTGATATGATCCGGAAATCAAAGCCTGCAAAGGCTCCTGTAAACAAACATGAAGGTAACAGCAATTCAGAAAAGCTACTGAAGTCACAGACGAAGAGCTCTCCAGTTAAAGCTGAAAGAAGAG cTGTCGATCAAGTCGGTACCATGGGCAAGAGTACTCCCTCAAAGAGTAATAAAGAAAGCAACTCCACCAACAACCAAAAGGTCAAGGTTGTTGACCGCGGTTCTTTGCAATGGACAGAGAAATATCGGCCAAAAGTTCCAAACGACATAGTTGGCAACCAATCAATG GTTAAACAACTTCATGATTGGTTGAAAAGTTGGGAGGATCAATTCCTTCATTCTGgccaaaagggcaaaggaaagaagcagGCTGATGGTGGAGCTAAAAAAGCTGTATTGCTGAGTGGACCTCCAGGTATTGGTAAGACTACAACTGCAAAAGTTGTTAGTCAGATGCTTGGATTGCAGGCCATTGAG GTTAATGCAAGTGATAGCCGTGGTAAAGCAGACTCCAAGATCGAGAAAGGTGTTGGGGGGAGCACATCAAATTCTATCAAAGAGCTTATCAGCAATGCTACTCTGAATTATAGTGACAACCG GACAAAGAAGCCTAAGGCTGTACTCATCATGGACGAAGTTGACGGTATGTCTGCTGGTGATAGAGGTGGAGTTGCTGATCTTATTGCCAGCATCAAGATATCGAAGATTCCTATAGTTTGCATTTGTAATGATCGTTATAGCCAGAAGCTGAAGAGCCTTGTAAATTACTGTTTGCTACTCAACTTCAGGAAACCAACAAAGCAGCAG ATGGGCAagaggttgatggagattgccAGAAAAGAAGGCATTCAAGCTCAAGAG AATGCAATGGAAGAGCTTGCAGAAAGAGTACATGGGGATATTCGCATGGCACTCAACCATTTGCAATATATGAGTCTCTCTCAGTCTGTGGTCAAATATGATGATATAAGGTTGCGTCTTAATAGTAGCTCAAAAGATGAAGATATCTCTCCCTTCACGGCTGTGGACAA GCTATTTGGTTTCAATGGTGGGAGACTAAGGATGGATGAGAGAATCGACTTGAGCATGAGCGATCCTGATTTAGTTCCCCTTATTATCCAG GAAAATTATATCAATTATCGGCCTAGTGCCGCTGGGAAGGATGACAGTGGTGTTAAAAGAATGAATTATCTTGCCCGTGCCGCTGAGTCTATAGCGGACGGTGATATTGTTAATGTGCAAATAAGAAGATATCGACAGTGGCAGCTGTCCCAAGCTGCTTGTTTGGCTTCATCAATAGTACC TGCTGCTTTGATGCATGGAAATAGAGAAGTCCTTGAAGCA GGTGAACGAAACTTTAATAGGTTTGGTGGATGGTTGGGCAAGTACTCAACTACTAACAAAAACAAAAGGCTACTGGAAGATGTCCATAGTCATATTCTTGCATCACAGCAAGCTAATTTGGATAG GGAGGCGTTGAGGCTCGATTATCTCACTCTTCTCTTGAGACAGTTGACTGACCCACTGAAGACAATGCCTAAG GAGGAGGCTGTCCAAAAGGTGGTGGAGTTTATGGATACCTACTCTTTAAGCCAGGAAGACTTTGACACGCTTGTTGAATTATCTAAATTTAAG GGCCATCCAAATCCTATGGATGGTATTCAACCAGCTGTCAAAAGTGCCTTGACGAAGGCATACAAACAAGGAAGTAGCTCTCGTGTCGTTCGATCAGCAGATCTAATAAATATTCCGGGCATGAAAAAAACTTTAAAGAAACGAGTGGCAGCAATCCTGGAGCCATTGGATGAGAGTTTGCCTGAAGAAACTGGAGTAGCATCTGCAGAAGGTGATGAAGAGGAATTGTCTGATGCTGAAAATGATG ATGAACTTGTGCCTGGTGACTCGAAGCCAAAACTGGACCTGCAGAGTGATAATAAGAAAG GAATTCAAGTGCAGCTCAACCTGAAGAGCAATGGCAACGGGTCGAGCGCAAAGAAGGCGCCAGCAGCAAGATCAAAAGCTCCTGGGTCTGCAGGGAAGGCTGTCGGAGGCTCAGGCGGGAAGCGGAAGAGGTAG
- the LOC119331765 gene encoding replication factor C subunit 1-like isoform X2, with product MSSDIRKWFMKPHDKNAGAAKKPVLSIPEKAATSSVSGNQDASARRKTSKYFAPKTEKDADVAEKSSSKRKLQKSSEDLEDDIKPFAANKALKDEEDDDDDFVAPSKKKTPVKPPPLKKLKAASNDDDQDERMDEDAETPSKAAGRGRGRGGRGAGAAHGKTTSHDDGGGEDRMDEDAKTPSKAAGRGRGRGRGRVGRGGGMAHGKTTSGLDDDGEEDRMDEDDKTPSKAAARGRGGRGAGATPGGRGRGGGGRGFMNFGERKDPPHKGEKEVPEGAPDCLAGLTFVISGTLDSLEREEAGDLIKRYGGRVTGSISKKTSYLLADEDIGGVKSNKAKDLGVPFLTEDGLFDMIRKSKPAKAPVNKHEGNSNSEKLLKSQTKSSPVKAERRAVDQVGTMGKSTPSKSNKESNSTNNQKVKVVDRGSLQWTEKYRPKVPNDIVGNQSMVKQLHDWLKSWEDQFLHSGQKGKGKKQADGGAKKAVLLSGPPGIGKTTTAKVVSQMLGLQAIEVNASDSRGKADSKIEKGVGGSTSNSIKELISNATLNYSDNRTKKPKAVLIMDEVDGMSAGDRGGVADLIASIKISKIPIVCICNDRYSQKLKSLVNYCLLLNFRKPTKQQMGKRLMEIARKEGIQAQENAMEELAERVHGDIRMALNHLQYMSLSQSVVKYDDIRLRLNSSSKDEDISPFTAVDKLFGFNGGRLRMDERIDLSMSDPDLVPLIIQENYINYRPSAAGKDDSGVKRMNYLARAAESIADGDIVNVQIRRYRQWQLSQAACLASSIVPAALMHGNREVLEAGERNFNRFGGWLGKYSTTNKNKRLLEDVHSHILASQQANLDREALRLDYLTLLLRQLTDPLKTMPKEEAVQKVVEFMDTYSLSQEDFDTLVELSKFKGHPNPMDGIQPAVKSALTKAYKQGSSSRVVRSADLINIPGMKKTLKKRVAAILEPLDESLPEETGVASAEGDEEELSDAENDDELVPGDSKPKLDLQSDNKKGIQVQLNLKSNGNGSSAKKAPAARSKAPGSAGKAVGGSGGKRKR from the exons ATG TCGTCGGACATCAGGAAATGGTTCATGAAGCCGCACGACAAGAATGCCGGT gcGGCCAAGAAGCCCGTGCTCAGCATCCCCGAGAAGGCTGCGACATCTTCG GTGTCTGGCAATCAAGATGCTTCAGCTAGAAGGAAGACAAGCAAGTACTTTGCACCCAAAACAGAAAAAGATGCAGATGTTGCTGAGAAGAGTTCTTCTAAAAGAAAACTTCAGAAAAGCAGCGAGGACCTTGAGGATGACATCAAGCCTTTCGCAGCAAACAAGGCCCTTAaggatgaagaagacgacgacgacgactttgTGGCGCCTTCGAAAAAGAAAACTCCAGTGAAGCCACCACCATTAAAGAAGTTGAAGGCTGCATCTAATGATGATGACCAGGACGAAAGGATGGATGAAGATGCCGAGACCCCTTCCAAAGCAGCtggaaggggaaggggaaggggaggaagaggagcaggAGCAGCCCATGGAAAGACTACGAGTCATGATGATGGTGGTGGGGAGGACAGGATGGATGAAGATGCTAAGACCCCTTCCAAAGCAGCTGGAaggggaagaggaaggggaaggggaagggttggaagaggaggaggaatggCTCATGGGAAGACTACTAGTGGTCTTGATGATGATGGTGAGGAGGATAGGATGGATGAAGATGACAAGACCCCTTCCAAAGCAGCTGCAAGGGGAAGAGGAGGCAGAGGAGCAGGAGCTACTCCTGGGGGAAGAGGTAGAGGAGGGGGTGGGAGAGGTTTCATGAATTTTGGTGAAAGGAAGGATCCCCCTCACAAAGGGGAGAAG GAAGTCCCAGAGGGTGCCCCTGACTGTTTAGCTGGTCTGACATTTGTCATAAGTGGTACCCTTGACAG TCTTGAACGGGAGGAAGCAGGTGATCTAATAAAGCGTTACGGGGGACGTGTTACCGGTTCAATTAGTAAAAAGACG AGTTACCTATTGGCTGATGAAGATATTGGGGGAGTGAAATCTAATAAAGCAAAAGATCTGGG AGTCCCGTTCTTGACTGAAGATGGTTTATTTGATATGATCCGGAAATCAAAGCCTGCAAAGGCTCCTGTAAACAAACATGAAGGTAACAGCAATTCAGAAAAGCTACTGAAGTCACAGACGAAGAGCTCTCCAGTTAAAGCTGAAAGAAGAG cTGTCGATCAAGTCGGTACCATGGGCAAGAGTACTCCCTCAAAGAGTAATAAAGAAAGCAACTCCACCAACAACCAAAAGGTCAAGGTTGTTGACCGCGGTTCTTTGCAATGGACAGAGAAATATCGGCCAAAAGTTCCAAACGACATAGTTGGCAACCAATCAATG GTTAAACAACTTCATGATTGGTTGAAAAGTTGGGAGGATCAATTCCTTCATTCTGgccaaaagggcaaaggaaagaagcagGCTGATGGTGGAGCTAAAAAAGCTGTATTGCTGAGTGGACCTCCAGGTATTGGTAAGACTACAACTGCAAAAGTTGTTAGTCAGATGCTTGGATTGCAGGCCATTGAG GTTAATGCAAGTGATAGCCGTGGTAAAGCAGACTCCAAGATCGAGAAAGGTGTTGGGGGGAGCACATCAAATTCTATCAAAGAGCTTATCAGCAATGCTACTCTGAATTATAGTGACAACCG GACAAAGAAGCCTAAGGCTGTACTCATCATGGACGAAGTTGACGGTATGTCTGCTGGTGATAGAGGTGGAGTTGCTGATCTTATTGCCAGCATCAAGATATCGAAGATTCCTATAGTTTGCATTTGTAATGATCGTTATAGCCAGAAGCTGAAGAGCCTTGTAAATTACTGTTTGCTACTCAACTTCAGGAAACCAACAAAGCAGCAG ATGGGCAagaggttgatggagattgccAGAAAAGAAGGCATTCAAGCTCAAGAG AATGCAATGGAAGAGCTTGCAGAAAGAGTACATGGGGATATTCGCATGGCACTCAACCATTTGCAATATATGAGTCTCTCTCAGTCTGTGGTCAAATATGATGATATAAGGTTGCGTCTTAATAGTAGCTCAAAAGATGAAGATATCTCTCCCTTCACGGCTGTGGACAA GCTATTTGGTTTCAATGGTGGGAGACTAAGGATGGATGAGAGAATCGACTTGAGCATGAGCGATCCTGATTTAGTTCCCCTTATTATCCAG GAAAATTATATCAATTATCGGCCTAGTGCCGCTGGGAAGGATGACAGTGGTGTTAAAAGAATGAATTATCTTGCCCGTGCCGCTGAGTCTATAGCGGACGGTGATATTGTTAATGTGCAAATAAGAAGATATCGACAGTGGCAGCTGTCCCAAGCTGCTTGTTTGGCTTCATCAATAGTACC TGCTGCTTTGATGCATGGAAATAGAGAAGTCCTTGAAGCA GGTGAACGAAACTTTAATAGGTTTGGTGGATGGTTGGGCAAGTACTCAACTACTAACAAAAACAAAAGGCTACTGGAAGATGTCCATAGTCATATTCTTGCATCACAGCAAGCTAATTTGGATAG GGAGGCGTTGAGGCTCGATTATCTCACTCTTCTCTTGAGACAGTTGACTGACCCACTGAAGACAATGCCTAAG GAGGAGGCTGTCCAAAAGGTGGTGGAGTTTATGGATACCTACTCTTTAAGCCAGGAAGACTTTGACACGCTTGTTGAATTATCTAAATTTAAG GGCCATCCAAATCCTATGGATGGTATTCAACCAGCTGTCAAAAGTGCCTTGACGAAGGCATACAAACAAGGAAGTAGCTCTCGTGTCGTTCGATCAGCAGATCTAATAAATATTCCGGGCATGAAAAAAACTTTAAAGAAACGAGTGGCAGCAATCCTGGAGCCATTGGATGAGAGTTTGCCTGAAGAAACTGGAGTAGCATCTGCAGAAGGTGATGAAGAGGAATTGTCTGATGCTGAAAATGATG ATGAACTTGTGCCTGGTGACTCGAAGCCAAAACTGGACCTGCAGAGTGATAATAAGAAAG GAATTCAAGTGCAGCTCAACCTGAAGAGCAATGGCAACGGGTCGAGCGCAAAGAAGGCGCCAGCAGCAAGATCAAAAGCTCCTGGGTCTGCAGGGAAGGCTGTCGGAGGCTCAGGCGGGAAGCGGAAGAGGTAG
- the LOC119331518 gene encoding germin-like protein 8-4, with amino-acid sequence MASSSSLFFLATLLALASWQVTAYDPSPLQDFCIADMKAPVRVNGFACKDPMAATPEDFFNAAMLDQPRDTKASKVRSNVTNINVINFPGLNTLGISLARIDYGPLGVNTPHIHPRATELLTVLEGTLYLGFVTSNPNRLFSKIVKKGDVFVFPKAMIHFQMNLAHDKPAAALSSLSSQNPGVISIANAVFGSKPPISDDVLATAFQVEKDLIHWLQSQFWGNTNY; translated from the exons ATGGCTTCCTCTTCCTCATTGTTCTTCCTTGCTACCCTCCTTGCCCTGGCCTCATGGCAGGTCACTGCCTACGATCCTAGCCCTCTTCAAGACTTCTGCATCGCCGACATGAAGGCGCCTG TGCGAGTAAATGGATTTGCTTGCAAGGACCCAATGGCCGCAACCCCGGAAGACTTCTTCAACGCAGCCATGCTCGATCAGCCTAGGGATACTAAGGCCAGCAAGGTCAGGTCTAACGTCACCAACATCAATGTCATAAATTTCCCCGGCCTCAACACCCTCGGCATCTCGCTGGCTCGCATCGACTATGGACCGTTAGGTGTGAACACGCCACACATACACCCTCGTGCCACTGAGCTCCTCACAGTGCTCGAGGGGACACTCTACCTTGGATTTGTCACATCCAACCCAAACAGGCTCTTCTCCAAGATAGTTAAGAAGGGCGATGTATTCGTATTCCCAAAAGCAATGATCCACTTCCAAATGAACCTAGCGCATGACAAGCCAGCAGCCGCGTTGTCCTCGCTCAGCAGCCAAAACCCTGGAGTTATTTCTATTGCCAATGCAGTGTTTGGATCAAAGCCACCGATTTCGGATGATGTCTTAGCCACGGCATTTCAGGTGGAGAAGGATCTCATTCACTGGCTCCAATCTCAGTTCTGGGGGAACACCAACTACTAA